In the genome of Arachis stenosperma cultivar V10309 chromosome 6, arast.V10309.gnm1.PFL2, whole genome shotgun sequence, the window ATGAAACGTAAGGGACTCAGGTCTCCATCTCTCTATCAACACTAACGCCAATGACCAATAATGCTCAAACTCTACCATGTACGTCACATGCTCAAACCCAGATTGTCTGAGATATGGCCTAATCTGCTCAAGCAGGCGTCTCATCAAATTTCGTCTGGTGCACAAGATCCGAGATGCCTATCgaacaaaataaacaagtaaaaaaaaGAGGGTCAACACATAAAATTACAAATCACATTTTATTACAATATAATAAACAAAAGTGATAAAAGAAGTGTACCACTCGATCAAGTCTGCCTGCAATGTGTTCAGCCCGATCTAATCTACAAAGCGTATACTCGTACCCTAATAATTGCTGCTCCATCTAACTACAAtctagtaaaataaaataaaataaattgaattcaGTTTCTTTCacattaactaaatttttaaaagacaTATTTAAACTAACTACTTGTCTACCTTACATCTTAATCAGTTTATAAACTTACTAATTAATATGTAAACCAACTACATGATCATATCAACTAACTCTATAAACAtactaataaataattaactaataactTAATTTTACTAATTGTGTATCATTCTAATATAATCTAATTACATATTTAACTAACTCTATAaacatattaattaataattaactgATAACTTAATTGTTCTGTGTATCATTCTAATCTAATCTAATTACATATTTAACTAATTAACATCGAACTCACAACTTAAACTAACTATTCTGACTAAACTAACTAACACTTAACTAATAAGTTACTCTAACTAACATGTTGTAAACAGTAAATAGGAACTCTACTTAAAAATAATAGCATAAAAAATCTGACTAACATATTATATACTGATCTGAAACTGATGATCTAGTAGATAAAGGACTTTACGGACGTACGAAGACAGAAAATCTCGTAGAAAAGATTCTGAAAATaacaaatgaagaagaaagaaaggagatttggaagaaagaaaagttgAAAACAACAAACTGAATGGCCCCACGGTTTATATAGTATGGCGAACTCTATTAAAATAACAGAGATCGACGAAGGTGCAGCAAACTTGTCATAAACtccaaaaaagaaagagaaaaaattgtATCTCtgaaattaaagtttaaataatttatttttgaaaataaatttttttttcttatttatttcagaaaaaaaaaaactaagaagAGGATCTCATAACATCATAACTTTATCACATATGTATTATTCCAAATGCATCCACTTAGGTATAATTTCTACCTTAGTACTTCTAGTGACTCATGTTAATTTGAGTGTCGAAATCCTGCAAATATAATTCCCTCGGTCCCCCCACAGAAATGACAAACTCAGGACGTTGAGAACTTGAAATAAGAGGATGGTAATAATATTGTGTTTTCAGTCCacttttttacaaattttattcAAGTAATTCCTAAATTTAAAAGAACAAACACACTTTTGAGCATATGTTTATCAATGGGTGACAATGTCCCCCTTCCCCCCAAAAAGGGGTTTCTTTGTCAAATCTAAGCTCATATTACAACATTCAGTAAATGAGGAGCAGAAGATGGTAACGGGATGTAGGAGAGGGACAGAGGATTGCATGATACATATGGGATTTCCTTTGTTTATGTGTCTATTCTTGACATGAAGCAAGGTTCAAGGAAATAAAGTGACATTCAATTTGAAAAGGCAATAATATCGTGACCTGTGTGCTATATAATAGAAGGATATTTCGAAACGAAGCTACTCTTTAACGCGTTTTGTCTATTGCCATTCGCATAGATTGCGGGATATCATGTGCAGTACTCCATGTGCACTGTTAGAATAATCAGCAGCATCATCTGCATTTAATCACGAGTTTTAGGTAGATGTTTATAAACGTTCACATTGAAGCATGTTGCGCTTAGAATCTGGCGACCGACTTAGTTATTTCCCAAGCGATGTTTTTCTATGCACGTCTATCACATAATTATCATCAATAACACTTGGATACAAACCCAGTTTTCACTACAAAAGTCGACATTTCTTCCATGTAGaagtatttttgtttttctgtcACTTATTCACAGTAGGGGCGGCTATGCAAATGATTTTAGTTCAGTTCTCACATACTATTTTCAGAGTTAAATAACTATTCACTTGaacgaaataataaaataatcctATTTGAGTTTTTAACGCACTAGTCAGACAATTGATCCACCTAAGATAGTTGGTGTCTTTAATAAGGCTGGCCACTGTGATTCAGACTCAACTGTTTGGGTAGCATTGTAGCAACCAaacaaaagcagtaaaaggaggTGATTACCGTGGAAAAGTAGCATATTGATATTGGTTTGGTTTCATGAGTCATGAGTCATGGCTAACCCAACTATCATCATTATTAGGCTCCGCTTTTTGGCAAATGAAATTGCACCGGTAACTAAAAGAGCCCACTCACCACCCACCGCCTTTACACAAACTCACTATTCTTATTCTTACTATTTATAATTCTATCCCTCTTCCTCCTTTTTCACACTCTCTTTCTTCACTCCTCTTTCTCTTTCCTTGCAACAATGGAAGAAGCAAAACCCAACAAGGCGGCCCTGCTCTCATTCCTGGCCTTCTTCCTCTCACTCTCCGCAGCCGCCGCCACTTCTAACTTCCAAACACAAACACTAACCGTCAACACTCTCCCTCACCCACCCATCCTCTCATGGCCCGAGTCCGAATCCAAATCCATCTCCGATTTCGACCCAGCCGAATCCGAAGCGGAATCCACCGCCATCTTCTCCCTGCAACTCCACCACATAGACGCTCTTTCCACTAACACAACACCACACCAGCTCTTCAACCTAAGGCTCCAAAGAGACGCCGCCAGGGTCCACGCCCTGACCTCCATTGCCGCAGCTACCAACCGGACTCGTGCTGGGCCCCGTTCTCCCAGATCCGTTCCGGGTTTCAGCAGCTCAGTCATCTCTGGTCTAGCTCAAGGAAGTGGCGAGTACTTCACGCGCCTCGGTGTTGGAACCCCAGCCAGGTACGTGTACATGGTGCTTGACACCGGAAGCGACGTCGTTTGGCTTCAGTGCGCGCCATGCAGAAAATGCTACCAAGAAGCCGATCCAGTTTTCGACCCATCTAAATCCCGCACCTTCGCGAAAATCCCCTGTGGCGCCCCTCTCTGCCGCCGCCTTGACTCTCCGGGATGCAACCGGAACAAGGTCTGCCAGTATCAGGTCTCCTACGGCGACGGTTCCTTCACATTCGGTGATTTCTCCACCGAAACGCTCACATTTCGAAGGAGGAGGGTTGCGCGCGTGGCACTCGGGTGTGGTCACGACAACGAGGGTTTATTCGTCGGTGCTGCTGGCCTTTTGGGCCTGGGTCGTGGAAGGTTATCATTCCCAGCTCAAACCGGACGCCGGTTCAACCAGAAATTCTCTTACTGCCTCGTTGACCGATCCGCTTCTTCCAAACCATCTTCAATCGTTTTTGGTGACGCTGCCGTTTCTCGAACCGCTCGGTTCACTCCGCTTCTCAAAAACCCTAAGCTTGACACCTTCTACTACGTTGAGCTTATAGGTATCAGCGTCGGCGGCACTGCCGTTCGCGGAGTCTCCGCCTCGCTCTTTCGGATCGACGCCACAGGGAACGGTGGCGTTATAATCGATTCGGGAACTTCAGTAACCCGTTTGACCCGACCCGCTTACATCGCCCTGAGGGATGCTTACCGTGCCGGAGCCTCTCATCTGAAGCGTGCGCCGGAGTTTTCGCTCTTCGACACGTGTTACGATCTGTCGGGGCAGACTTCGGTGCAGGTTCCGAAGGTGGTGCTGCACTTCCGAGGTGCTGACGTGTCGCTGCCAGCTTCGAACTACATGATCCCGGTGGACAACAGTGGCAGCTTCTGCTTTGCGTTCGCCGGAACGATGAGCGGGTTGTCCATTATTGGCAACATTCAGCAACAAGGGTTTCGGGTCGTGTACGACCTTGCGGGGTCTCGGGTCGGGTTCGCGGAGCGAGGATGCGAGTGAATGAATCCTGGGAATATCTTTTTCCcctgttttattattattgtttttaattattattatatcttaATTAAGTTCTGGAAATGTTAGATTAGATAAGGTAGATGAAGATGGGAGGAGAAACTAAATGAGAATGTGTGTAGTTTCTTCCAGCTCTCTATTCAGATGtgctttgttgttgttctttttaCCCTTAGTCTTACCGATTTGAATATAAATATTACTACATTCTTATTCGATTTAGCAGCATGCTTTGGCGCATGGCAAATAGTATTGTTGAAATAATGTGTTAGTTCTAGACTTCTAGCTCCACAGCAAATATCATTTTCAATATACTCACATTTAGCTCTTATAGTAAGAAAAATAGTAAGTTGGGGATGTGGATTTCGGGTTTAGCTTGACATAGACCCGTAGTTAGTTTCAAAACACATCTTAATCGATTATTTATGTAGTAGACTCTGTTGTTTTGCACTTGAATGAAGCGATGTGACCATGACGAGCACGCGTGGACCGTCAATCACGTACGGAAGAGCACTCTCTTGTCTTATTTTGCCACGCTGGCATCTTTTTCATTCGTGAAGCATTTTACGAGGGCCCTACACTTTTGTTGTTTTCGATTACACGTGTAGTCTTCATAGATATGTAAAATGATGAATCCAATAAGCAATCTGCATGGCAATTGAAGGGAATTTTGGAATTAATAAGGTCGGTAGAACATGCCTTATTAAGTCAGTCATTTCCATCTATTTCTATATATCATATACAagttttttcttcttccaaaTCATGGTAGAGGTCTTTCTTTGATAAATTGAGAGAAGTTAAATTGTTTTTAAGAAGGCTGTTAGACtggatattaaaaatatttgtgttacggtgggtaacgaAGATGAATGAACTGGACTTGTTAAGTTGGCCAAATCGTCTAGTGGAAGAAGCCTTCGAGCGGATTCACTCTTAGGAGCTTCCTTCCAACTTGTGTATTGAAGAGAATGGGGGTGATACCTGCAAAGATAATCCGATGTCTAAGTCAGCAAAAATCTAAGCAAATTTTGAGAGTATGGGGACTTCGAAATACCTGAGAGGTGTCAGTGTACTTCTAATGGCGAACTCATAACCACCATTGGAGTGATTCCGTCTTTTAAGGAGAATAatcgtccctttatcttagggaggttgaGATTTGACTTGTAAAAGGGGGTTGAGaaattttaggggcagttacttatttgaatgaGTGTTATTTGCCAACTAATCTTCGTTCCCGACTTCTTACTTATGGAACCTATGTCGAACCCGACCTCTTACCAGAAAGTCGGTTGTAGGAGAAGGCCAATCTCGTAGATTGGacttttatgtattatttggaTCTGGGCTTTGTAATTggtccagggtatgaacaattgacttgataaatttatcttttcttaACAAGTTAGtttgacatttttttaaaatattcagATAAATTCTGAATTCAAATAATACTtgttaaatattttaagaataatcaTGGTCTTCAATATTATTATAGTAGTAAATTCTACttttgaaaaagtattgttgagacttttaatcaaattaaaaataactgtTCTTAGTGTATGGAGAATATGAATTAATCAATCTAGTATGACTCTTGAAATAGAAGATCTAGTGCTTGCTTGGAAATTTGAGCTCAAGTCGGTTATCTTTGAGCTTGATTCTCTGAATGTCTTTTTGGCAGTTAAAAACTGTTTCTCTGCTTATGTTGGCGATGATGGTGATCTAATCTCGAAGATTCGAGAAATGATTCTTTTTGATTGGGAGATGGATTTTAGTCTTATTTTGTGGGAAGGTCAAGTTGCAGATGGTTTAGCAAAATTAGGTGCCTTAGGATGCTATGATTATGTGGAATTCTTATCTCCAGTGCCAAAGATTGTGGATGCTCTTCAGCAGGATCTGTTAGCTCTTTGAGCTGtgttctgttttttattttgttttgtttttcttgtttagTCACCAGAAAACTATAGCAAATGATGGACAATACAAAAGATTTGGTCAAAGAGTGCTTTGAGAGGCAAAAAGGGAGTTTCTAAATCAGATTAAGTAATATAAATAACACATGAAAAATGGAATTGACTTTTAAATGGAGATAAACATGGGGCTATTACTTGACCATCAAGATATGGTAAGAGTGTAGGTAGTTAAACTTGGAGATTAAGTAAAAACAAGAATGTAGGTAAGAGACCAATAACTACTTAGAGCACTagaaattttcttttctctaaAATAGGAGAGTCAAAAGTATGAAATTTTAAACATCTCTAATCACGCTAAATTTCTGCAAAATTTTCAATCACATTGATACAAAAGATCATAAAATACTAGTATAAAGTAAGTGTTTGAAGTcaactctttttctttgttgaTATTTCTTTTCCTTATATCTTTCTAGTTTACTTTTAGCATTTCTATTCATTTGTGTTCGTCATTTCATTCACATTTAAACAAGTTTTTCTTATCTCAGATTTTAGTAGCATTTGGTTAAGTtgatttgatcttattttaattattgttcTTATCTAATAGTCGTTTATACAATTTTATTGTCATTGATCTAAAAAGTTCCATCATTATATTATTTGACACGTCAGTTTTGACACTACAATTGATAAGTCCTGCATTGAATTCGCTTTTTTTAGAAGAATTGTATCTATTCTCTAAATTGAGATAATTGATACAAACTTGAATTGACACTTATGTCGAAGTCGAACAAAAATCAAGCAAAACAATACCTATAGTTGACTAACGGAaagttataattattttaaagaagagaaaaagagacAATAAGAaccgaaaaattaaaaatataatttaaataatta includes:
- the LOC130935540 gene encoding aspartyl protease family protein 2-like yields the protein MEEAKPNKAALLSFLAFFLSLSAAAATSNFQTQTLTVNTLPHPPILSWPESESKSISDFDPAESEAESTAIFSLQLHHIDALSTNTTPHQLFNLRLQRDAARVHALTSIAAATNRTRAGPRSPRSVPGFSSSVISGLAQGSGEYFTRLGVGTPARYVYMVLDTGSDVVWLQCAPCRKCYQEADPVFDPSKSRTFAKIPCGAPLCRRLDSPGCNRNKVCQYQVSYGDGSFTFGDFSTETLTFRRRRVARVALGCGHDNEGLFVGAAGLLGLGRGRLSFPAQTGRRFNQKFSYCLVDRSASSKPSSIVFGDAAVSRTARFTPLLKNPKLDTFYYVELIGISVGGTAVRGVSASLFRIDATGNGGVIIDSGTSVTRLTRPAYIALRDAYRAGASHLKRAPEFSLFDTCYDLSGQTSVQVPKVVLHFRGADVSLPASNYMIPVDNSGSFCFAFAGTMSGLSIIGNIQQQGFRVVYDLAGSRVGFAERGCE